AGCAACGAAGAGAGCTGCATCCGTCTGAACCCAGGCGAGATTACCAGCAATGGCTATATATATAAGGTACGCGCGAAGAAGGATGCCGGAAACGAAGGTTTCCTCATCATCTTTAACTACGTGGATAAGGACAACTACTGCTGGTTGAACCTCGGCGGCTGGAACAATACCCAGCACGGTGTGGAGTCTATCGTGAATGGTGCCAAGAGTCAGATTGCTACTACCCCAGGCAGCATCGAGACCGGCAAGTGGTATGACATCGAGCTGAAAGTAGTAGGCGACAGCATCTTCGCCAAGTTGGATGGCAAGGAAATATTCTCTACCAAGTTGAAGGCAAACACCCTTCCTGGCATCTTCTCTACAGCCACACTTGATGAACAGACGGGCGAGGTAATCCTGAAGATTGCCAACACCAGCACCGAGCACACCACAGCGAAGATTAATCTTCAGGGCAAGGAAATCAAGAATGGCAAGCTCATCCGCCTTTCTGCCAAGAATGGTCTGGAGGAGAATACCATCGATAATCCTACCAATATCTATCCTGTAGAAAACTACATAACTACAGAGAAGAACGGTGCAACGGTAGAGATTCCAGCCAGCTCGCTGAACATCATCCGTTTGAAATAACAGACTACATCCAGGGCAGGATGCCCTGGGATCCATATATAGGTAATAACATTTTGAATAGTTGATAAGAAAGTTAGTTAGAAAAGAGAAGGCGACAACCTGCGTGATGCAGATTGCCGCCTCGTTTTTTATCTGTCGTTTAATTAACCGAAAACATAATTGAAGAGCAGGAAGATGCTCAGGATAAACATCAAACCCACAAAGAAAGATGTCAAGCCCGACTTACCACCCTCGGCAACGCCCGAAGCACTCTCCACATAAGTGGTAATGGTAGAGCTACCCAGCAATGCACCGGCTGCCAGAATGTAACACATGGTCAGGAAAGTAGTCATACCAGCTATCAATTCCGTCTTGACCGTAGTAGTCTTTGGGTCGAAACCCAATAATGCTTTTAATTTGTTCATTTCTTATATTTAAATTTATCTCTATTTTCTCTTTCCCCCTTTCCACAACCCAGTCGCGTTATTTTTTCGGGGCGAACAAAGATAAGAAAAAATAATGAGGAATGCCTTATTTTATATGTTTTTAACTCATCAGAGTGCCTTATTTTACATGTTTCGGGGTATTCCGGATGCCTTATTTTACAAAGCATTTTATTTTTAACCATTATGCTTGGTTAATTCGGATTTTCTTTGTAACTTAGCAGCGCAAAACGTAAAGCATATAGGATTATGGCAAAAATAGTAAATAAATATCCTGTAGGAATTCAGACTTTTGAAGAAATTCGCGAGAAAGGTTATCTCTATGTAGATAAGACCAAATACATCGTGGATTTCAGAGAAAAAGGTATGAAGTATATCTTTCTGAGCCGTCCAAGACGATTCGGAAAATCGCTCTTTGCATCTACCCTTCAGGCCTATTTCGAGGGAAGAAAGGAACTGTTCGAGGGATTGGCTATTGCTGAATACGAGAAGGAATGGGTGAAGCATCCTGTGCTCCACTTCGATATGAGCGGTGCCAAACATTTTGATGCAGATGGCTTGAACAATTATCTGAATCTGCAGCTTTTGCCTTACGAGAAACTTTATGGTAAAGGAGAAGGGGAAATTTACCCTAACGAAAGGTTGGATGGTATCGTAAAGCGTGCTTATGAGCAGACGGGCGAAAAGACTGTTGTCATCATCGACGAATACGATGCCCCATTGCTGGATGTGGTACATGAAAAGGAAAACCTGCAACCGCTCCGCCGCATTATGCAGAACTTCTACAGTCCTCTGAAAAAACTCGATCCTTACCTGGAGTTCACCTTCATCACGGGCATCACCAAGTTCTCGCAGCTCAGCATCTTCAGCGAACTCAACAACCTCGACAATATCAGTCTGTTCGACCAGTACTCAGCCATCTGCGGCATCAGCAAAACCGAGCTTACCACGCAGATGAAACCAGATATTGAGGCTATGGGCGAGGCACTGAACATGACGTATGAGGAGTGCCTGAAAGAGCTGACGCAATTCTACGACGGTTATCATTTCAGCGAGAAATCAGAAGATATTTTCAATCCGTTCAGTCTTGTAAAGGCAATGAATGCAGGCAAGATTGCTCCTTACTGGTTTGGTTCCGGCACTCCATCCTTCCTCTTGAAACTCTTGGATAAGTATCATGTCAATCTTTCTACTTTAGAGAGTCAAGAGACAGTATTGAGTTCCTTCGACCAATCAACAGAGGAAATGACAGAAGCCTTGCCATTGCTTTACCAGAGCGGCTATCTGACCATCAAGAAATATGAACCGATGTTTCAGGAATATACGCTGGGCATCCCAAACAAGGAGGTACGCGACGGACTGCTCAACTCATTGATTCCTCATTATGTGAACCCTCGCCGTTCTGACAACAATGCCTTCCTCTTGGGATTCTGCAAGGCGGTTTATAGAAATGACATCGAGGCGGCACTGGAGCACATGCGCACCTATATGGCTACGATACCATATGATTTGGAGAATCACAGCGAGAAGCATTATCAGACTATCTTCTATCTGATGTTCAGTTTCCTCAACATCTATATCCGCACAGAGGTGAAGAGTGCCATCGGCAGGGCTGATGCCGTGATGCACATGCCAGATACAATCTACGTCTTCGAACTGAAGGTAGATAAGAGTGCTGATGAGGCTTTGGCACAAATAGACGAAAAAGGCTATATGCTGCCATATCATACAGAGGGCAAGCGACTGATAAAAATCGGTATCAGTTTTGACAGCACCCAGCGCACTATCAGCGATTGGAAGATTAAGGAAGAATAAAGAAAAAATCCGAAACAGAAGCTTGCCAAGTTATCTGTTTCGGATTTTTTGATGCTTATTTCGTTTGGATAAGCCAAGGTTTTCAAACCATCTTGAATTGTTAAAAAAAATAAGTCATAGTTTTCTCTCCCACAACTCATAGTTTCTTTCATCATAACTCATAGGTTTCTTTCATCATAACTCATAGGTTTCTTCCCAGCATCTCATAGGTTTCGGCACCAAAATCCATTGTTTTCAAGCAAAAAAGGGCTAAAAAAAACAAACGGACAAATTGAATTTGTCCGGACAAATTGTCCGTATCTTTATAAATCACTCATTTTTAATAACTTACAAGCCACCAGACAAAAGAGCCGGACAAATTCAATTTGTCCGTGTTTTAAAAATCGAGGCTATTCCAGCGTCAGCCACCCATCTTCCGTCCAGTTGATTTTCTTCTGAACCAGGATGCTGGCGCCATTCTTTGGCACGCTATAACCATGACAGAAGAAGAAATCGCCATCGGGGAAGGAGTAGGCAGAGCAATGACCCATCGCCTCATATTCTTTCTTATCGCCTTCCAGAATCAGCGTACCTCCGCCATTGCGCATGTCCCTACCCTCCTTATCCAGATAAGGACCGGCAACCTTCTTGCTTCTGCCCACGGCAACACGATAGTTGCTCTTGATGCCGCGGCAGCAGTAATCCCAGCTCACGAAGAGATAGTAATAATCACCATGCTTCATGATGAAAGGAGCCTCGATGGCATTGGTGCCGGCAAACTTGGAGGTAGGATTCGGCTCTGCCGAAGTATCGCCTACGACATGACGGCGGGCGATGGTCTGAGGCTTGGCGCCCTTCTTGACATGCATCGACTTCTTATCCAACTTGATCATCTGGATGCCATCCCAGAAAGAGCCCCAGGTAAGCCAAGGGTTTCCCTTCTCATCAACGATGAAATTCGGATCGATGGCATTCCAGTTGTCTCTATCACCCTTAGAGGCGACGAGGCAGCCCTCATCCTTCCATCCATCCTTATCAGATAAGGAAGTATTGCTCAGCAAGCCGATGGCAGATGTGTTCTTGCCAAAGGTAGAACAGGAATAAGCCAGATACCACTTGTTCTTGAAGCGGATAACATCCGGAGCCCAGATATGGGTTTCAAACCCCGGCACACTATCATGCGTCCATGCCGGAATCTCACTGTTCTTGAGCACGCCCTGAGGAACGATGGTCCAATGCTTGCGGTCGGTAGAGGTCATCTGCGTGATGCCATGACCTGTGCAGTAGAGATAGTACTTGCCATTCTCATACGCCATTACGGGGTCGTGGACAAAAGGAGTATCTACAACCAAAGGCTGTTGTGCACGAGACTCAGCTGGCGCTAGCATCATGGCTATCGCCACAATGCCAAAATATTTCATTGCAGTTTGTTTCATCTGTATATCTTCTCTATTTTTTAACAAAAAAGGGGAGTCATAGCTTCACTGCTTAACTCCCCCAAAAGATTCTACTTAGATTCTTTTATACCTTAAAAACTAACTAACATTTATTTTTTCTTGCCCCAGAAGCTCTTGCTACCACTGACGCCAGAGTATACGATAGTCAACTTGCGAGGACTAGCCTCCCAGTCTACCTCACGCTGTACCTTGAGCTTGGTAGTACCGATGGTGAGGGTGTTGGAAGAAGTATCAAAGTTCCATACCTTCACATTAGGCCAAGCCGTACCACCAGTCATTGAGCCGTCGGCATTGAGTGTAAATTCGGTGCTGACGCGCTGTTTGCCATACTCATAAGCGAGGTCTATACCTTCCCAAGTGCCAGCCAGTTCGCTAGCCTTGATAGCCACTTGTGGCACAGCTCCATAACGCTCTGGCATCACAGTAGGCCAACCATTAGACATCCACTTGATGCTACGCACACCACCCATCATGATGGCATTGCTTGCATTGATACCAGCCACATTGGCAGGCATACGCTGCTGAGATACATAGTACCAGTTGCCCGCGCCATCGTCGAAGACGGCACAGTGGCTGATGCCTACCCAACCATATCCCTGGCTGAACTTATAAGGATGAGTCAAGACGGTAGGATTGTCACCTGCGCCATTGGCTGCATTAGTCACTCTGTTATTCATCGTCTCGTAAGGACCGTCCACATTCTTGGAACGAAGCACACGGGTGTTGTAAGGAACATCCAAGCCATCGTAAGCCAAGAAGAGATAATAATATCCATCATGGTATACAACCTCAGGAGCCTCAGCTCCCTGCCAACGACTACCGTTGGTACGAGTGAAGATAAGCTTTCCGTAATGAGCAATCTCATCTGCTGTACCGTATGACTTAGGAAGTTCTTTCAAGGTCTTGCCTGTCTCTGGGTTCAACTGCACGGCAGCGATACCGCTGTGCCAAGAGCCATAGATAAGCCAGTGCTCGCCATTAGGTGTGATGATGAACGAAGGGTCGATGGCATTGAACTTGAAGTAGCCGTCCCAGTCGCGGTCCGATTTGCGAGCCCAGTTCTTACCCTTATCAGAAGAAGAGCAAATCACGAAACCCTTGTCTGTCCACTTGTTGCTGGCTGGGTCCGTAGTCTCTGCCATACCGATGAAGGCACGCTCCGTCCAAGAGCCATCATAGGTAGTGCCACCTGTCTTGATGTAGTTGTTCACCACGATGGCATAGTACATACGATAGAGATTATCCTTCACTTTTCTTACGCAAGGAGCCCAATAGCCATAGCTTGGGTTGGCGATAGGAGCCAAACCTTGCTCAGCACGAATCTCGTTCAACTTAGTCTTCACCCAAGCAGGAGCCACCGTCATCGTACCACCGAGATATTCCCAGTTTACGAGGTCTTTGCTTCGACGAGCATGGAAGTGTCCATGACCTTCGTGGACATTGCCATAGCTGGCATCAGTCTGATACATATAGTAATATCCATCAGCAGCCTTTACTACCGAAGGGTCATGCACATTGGCAAGATTCCACTTACTGCGCTGAGTCCAAGCAGCTACTGAAGTATAATTGTCATTATATGTAGGACAAACATACTTAGCCAAATCCTCGCTAGTAGGATTGTTTGGAGTTTCTGGCTGGGAAGGAGTCTCTGGTTTGTTTGGTGTATCTGGTACATCAGGATCATCACTTCCACCACTACTACAACTTACTGCCAAAGTACATGCCAGCAAGAATGCCCATTTATTAAGAAGTTTCATCATTATTTCCTTAAAAGTTTAGTTAGTTTTTATTCGATATTTTTGAAAAAAGGCAAGGCCTCATAGGAGGATTCTTCCATCCTCCTCATAGGTCATGCCTTTTATCTAGTATTTCAAAGATTCTCTTATCTGCGACGAGCAGAGTACTTGCGAGCAGATGCTGCTGTATCAAACTTCAAGCAGCTGCTATCTACGGTGAAGTCTACAAAGAGGTCGTTTGCAACAACTCCATCAATACCATAGTAATACTGAGTATTTACCTTGCCATCAGTACCTGTTGTAATAGCTAAGACGTCAGCAGTACCATTATTATTGTTGGTTACGTAAACAACAACCTTAGCGCCATTCATACCTGCCAACCAAGTTGCCCAGTCAGCCGCACCAGTAGAACCAGCAGTACAATTCTTCCATCCATAAGGACCAGAGTTGTCGCCAGTCCAACCGTAGTTATCCGAACGAACTACAACATACTCAGCTAAAGCTGCATTGCGGAGTACTACTACGTAGTTGTTCCAGTTAGCTGCACCACCCAAGTTAGTGAAAGAGAATGCGCGAGTCTCGCCAGCAGGAACCTTCACGTCTGCATCGAGGTGAGCACCCCACCAACCAGTTGTACAATCCTCAGCACCCAAGATAGCTGGGCTAGGAGTTACGAATGTTGCAGCATGCTTCTCTACTGTTACATCAAATGTTGTCTTCACACCATTCTTAGCAGTTACAGTAACAGCCTGCTTGCCTGCCTTCATTGGCACTGCAGAGATAACCAACTTATCGAGTGTGATATCACGAGTTACACCATCCAAATAAGTAGCCTGAACTGTCAAGCCCTTAGTATCTACTGGGAATACAGCAGAAGCAGGGTTAGTGATGCCTGCTGCCTCATAATACTTATAAGTGAGACGTGTAGGCGCACTTACTATATGGAGAGCTGTGATAGCTGGCACAACTTCGAATGTCTTCTGTGCAACGATAGGAGTAGAAGCATTCTCGCCCTTGAATGTCTTGTTATAGATGACGATGAGGTTCTTGGTGCCAGAAACATCCATATCGTTGATGGCAGAGAAATAAAGTTCCTTGGCAGGAATTACCTTGGTTACACCTTCCTCGAAGGTTACGGTAGCAGACACATTCTCCATTGCCTTTTCTAGGGGTGTATTCTCGTCTACTTCGGCAGGAACATTGTTCAACACCATAGAAACCGGAGCCTTATCCTGGGCAGATGTATAACCG
This Segatella copri DSM 18205 DNA region includes the following protein-coding sequences:
- a CDS encoding bacterial Ig-like domain-containing protein, with amino-acid sequence MKRLNKLASVFCVAAMALTAMTGCEGSDMFSVSSPDWLSEKIDSIEKANQSTEEVLVGMNEDVYTVGNTDFSSGFWTSFSKYYVVQDNQKWNAVFNLNINPSATNTYKNFALLITNDVDRGGTGYTEYGAIRFDNQPSGNSEWGDHIDRSCVQSNLTFETDKDKGVDKLGGKVTLTVDRSRVDTFMVKITNGTVTKTYIQPSKIANLNADESNTNIRCFLVPEGSYIDFMQSNVEPIGGYTSAQDKAPVSMVLNNVPAEVDENTPLEKAMENVSATVTFEEGVTKVIPAKELYFSAINDMDVSGTKNLIVIYNKTFKGENASTPIVAQKTFEVVPAITALHIVSAPTRLTYKYYEAAGITNPASAVFPVDTKGLTVQATYLDGVTRDITLDKLVISAVPMKAGKQAVTVTAKNGVKTTFDVTVEKHAATFVTPSPAILGAEDCTTGWWGAHLDADVKVPAGETRAFSFTNLGGAANWNNYVVVLRNAALAEYVVVRSDNYGWTGDNSGPYGWKNCTAGSTGAADWATWLAGMNGAKVVVYVTNNNNGTADVLAITTGTDGKVNTQYYYGIDGVVANDLFVDFTVDSSCLKFDTAASARKYSARRR
- a CDS encoding arabinan endo-1,5-alpha-L-arabinosidase translates to MMKLLNKWAFLLACTLAVSCSSGGSDDPDVPDTPNKPETPSQPETPNNPTSEDLAKYVCPTYNDNYTSVAAWTQRSKWNLANVHDPSVVKAADGYYYMYQTDASYGNVHEGHGHFHARRSKDLVNWEYLGGTMTVAPAWVKTKLNEIRAEQGLAPIANPSYGYWAPCVRKVKDNLYRMYYAIVVNNYIKTGGTTYDGSWTERAFIGMAETTDPASNKWTDKGFVICSSSDKGKNWARKSDRDWDGYFKFNAIDPSFIITPNGEHWLIYGSWHSGIAAVQLNPETGKTLKELPKSYGTADEIAHYGKLIFTRTNGSRWQGAEAPEVVYHDGYYYLFLAYDGLDVPYNTRVLRSKNVDGPYETMNNRVTNAANGAGDNPTVLTHPYKFSQGYGWVGISHCAVFDDGAGNWYYVSQQRMPANVAGINASNAIMMGGVRSIKWMSNGWPTVMPERYGAVPQVAIKASELAGTWEGIDLAYEYGKQRVSTEFTLNADGSMTGGTAWPNVKVWNFDTSSNTLTIGTTKLKVQREVDWEASPRKLTIVYSGVSGSKSFWGKKK
- a CDS encoding ATP-binding protein — its product is MAKIVNKYPVGIQTFEEIREKGYLYVDKTKYIVDFREKGMKYIFLSRPRRFGKSLFASTLQAYFEGRKELFEGLAIAEYEKEWVKHPVLHFDMSGAKHFDADGLNNYLNLQLLPYEKLYGKGEGEIYPNERLDGIVKRAYEQTGEKTVVIIDEYDAPLLDVVHEKENLQPLRRIMQNFYSPLKKLDPYLEFTFITGITKFSQLSIFSELNNLDNISLFDQYSAICGISKTELTTQMKPDIEAMGEALNMTYEECLKELTQFYDGYHFSEKSEDIFNPFSLVKAMNAGKIAPYWFGSGTPSFLLKLLDKYHVNLSTLESQETVLSSFDQSTEEMTEALPLLYQSGYLTIKKYEPMFQEYTLGIPNKEVRDGLLNSLIPHYVNPRRSDNNAFLLGFCKAVYRNDIEAALEHMRTYMATIPYDLENHSEKHYQTIFYLMFSFLNIYIRTEVKSAIGRADAVMHMPDTIYVFELKVDKSADEALAQIDEKGYMLPYHTEGKRLIKIGISFDSTQRTISDWKIKEE
- a CDS encoding family 43 glycosylhydrolase; the protein is MKQTAMKYFGIVAIAMMLAPAESRAQQPLVVDTPFVHDPVMAYENGKYYLYCTGHGITQMTSTDRKHWTIVPQGVLKNSEIPAWTHDSVPGFETHIWAPDVIRFKNKWYLAYSCSTFGKNTSAIGLLSNTSLSDKDGWKDEGCLVASKGDRDNWNAIDPNFIVDEKGNPWLTWGSFWDGIQMIKLDKKSMHVKKGAKPQTIARRHVVGDTSAEPNPTSKFAGTNAIEAPFIMKHGDYYYLFVSWDYCCRGIKSNYRVAVGRSKKVAGPYLDKEGRDMRNGGGTLILEGDKKEYEAMGHCSAYSFPDGDFFFCHGYSVPKNGASILVQKKINWTEDGWLTLE